In the genome of Coraliomargarita sinensis, one region contains:
- a CDS encoding Sec-independent protein translocase subunit TatA/TatB → MQPLAFLQNLSSWEIILIFLVVLLFFGAKRLPDLFRSFGKSLREFKKATSEIEDDIRTAMEEEPEENKHAQHPAQKEATTDPKQVEASSETDESDTEPETEEEKKDNETSKA, encoded by the coding sequence ATGCAACCACTCGCCTTTCTCCAAAACCTATCCAGCTGGGAAATTATTCTCATCTTCCTGGTCGTCTTGCTCTTTTTTGGCGCCAAGCGTCTTCCGGATCTCTTCCGTTCCTTCGGTAAGTCGCTCCGCGAATTCAAAAAGGCCACCTCCGAGATAGAGGACGACATTCGCACTGCGATGGAAGAAGAGCCCGAGGAAAACAAGCACGCACAACACCCAGCCCAAAAAGAGGCCACCACCGACCCGAAGCAGGTCGAAGCTTCCTCCGAAACCGATGAGAGCGATACAGAACCGGAAACGGAAGAAGAGAAAAAAGACAATGAGACTTCCAAGGCCTAG
- a CDS encoding ThuA domain-containing protein: MLKYIIYFLLIAGFTVPSHAKLDAIRLDQNWKQNIAERAPKKVQAEPKKPRKVLIFSLATGYKHWCIPHTQAVIEILGDESGAYESVTSKDVEVFRPESLKQYDAVVLNNTCPQRGERNLFHDVIIDKIGEEGKKYADMPLKAREELAQHLYESLVDYVAEGGGLVLLHGAITSFNYSDEFSQLAGGSFDYHPRQQEVTLHPVVPDHPILKPFGGEPFVHYDEPYILGGAYEKMNFAPMLEMETSSIQVNSEKQKKAIAAIPRYVAWIKTHEKGRVFFSSPSHNAQSFHQPELLSFLLNGMQYAIGDLDCDDAPLNQ, from the coding sequence ATGCTTAAATACATTATCTATTTTCTGCTCATCGCCGGGTTCACCGTTCCGAGCCACGCGAAACTGGATGCCATCCGTCTGGACCAGAACTGGAAGCAGAATATCGCCGAGCGTGCGCCGAAAAAGGTCCAGGCGGAGCCGAAAAAGCCCCGAAAGGTGCTGATTTTCTCATTGGCGACGGGGTACAAGCACTGGTGCATCCCGCACACGCAGGCTGTGATTGAAATTCTCGGAGACGAGAGCGGCGCCTATGAATCCGTCACATCCAAGGATGTGGAAGTCTTCCGTCCGGAGAGCCTGAAGCAGTATGATGCGGTTGTGCTTAACAACACTTGTCCGCAACGCGGGGAGCGAAACCTGTTTCACGATGTGATTATCGACAAGATTGGGGAAGAGGGCAAAAAATACGCGGACATGCCGCTCAAGGCTCGGGAAGAGCTGGCACAGCACCTCTACGAAAGCCTCGTCGATTACGTGGCAGAGGGGGGCGGACTGGTCCTGCTACACGGGGCAATCACCAGTTTCAACTATTCGGATGAATTCAGTCAGTTGGCAGGGGGGAGTTTCGACTACCACCCACGGCAGCAGGAAGTGACGCTTCACCCCGTGGTTCCCGATCATCCGATACTGAAACCATTTGGCGGTGAGCCCTTCGTGCATTACGATGAACCCTATATTCTGGGCGGTGCTTATGAAAAAATGAATTTTGCCCCCATGCTGGAAATGGAAACTTCGAGTATTCAAGTGAATTCCGAAAAACAAAAGAAAGCCATCGCCGCCATTCCCCGTTATGTCGCCTGGATTAAGACGCATGAAAAAGGCCGTGTTTTCTTCAGCTCGCCATCGCACAACGCGCAAAGCTTTCACCAACCGGAACTGCTGTCCTTCTTACTCAACGGGATGCAGTATGCCATCGGTGACTTGGACTGTGATGATGCACCTTTAAATCAGTAG
- a CDS encoding Gfo/Idh/MocA family protein, giving the protein MKRKTFLKTSLAAGASFTILPSGLWGSSQKNSTMRLAQIGTGRMGQGDMMNALNNGHKSHVNARMVAVCDVDRSRAEDARKKVIRNYENKGESDVDCDLETDFRNILSRDDIDGVVVSTPENWHALIGVAAANAGKHIYLQKPLTYSIPEGKELVKAVRKNNVVLQTGSQQRSSIYFRQICSIIRNNWLGELKKIEVEIPTDKGRADGEATAPPADFNYDMWLGPCPEAPYIESRVHPENNYSRPGWLQVNRYCLGMITGWGSHMYDIAQWGNGTDVDSGPTSIQASGQFPDRGLFDVHVGYEGEAHYGNSVVMTSSNGRPGVKFITEEGWAYCERGGMDCSDKKLLRRKPKKDEVNLYNSSNHMEDFLVSAREGTDPICPVEVGHRSNTICVLHDISMKLGGRKLNWDPTKEEIVGDVEASKLMHVPMRAPYNFENYA; this is encoded by the coding sequence ATGAAGCGAAAAACATTCCTCAAAACCTCCCTCGCTGCCGGTGCCTCGTTTACGATCCTCCCGTCCGGTCTTTGGGGCAGCAGTCAGAAGAATTCGACCATGCGCTTGGCGCAGATCGGTACCGGTCGCATGGGGCAGGGCGATATGATGAATGCCCTCAACAACGGGCATAAAAGTCATGTTAATGCACGGATGGTTGCAGTGTGTGATGTCGACCGCTCCCGGGCCGAGGACGCGCGTAAGAAGGTCATCAGGAACTACGAGAACAAGGGCGAGAGCGATGTCGATTGTGACCTCGAAACCGATTTTCGGAATATTTTAAGCCGCGATGACATCGACGGGGTGGTCGTGTCCACGCCGGAGAACTGGCACGCCCTGATCGGAGTGGCCGCGGCCAATGCGGGTAAACACATTTACCTGCAAAAGCCACTGACTTACTCGATTCCCGAGGGCAAGGAATTGGTTAAAGCGGTGCGAAAAAACAATGTGGTTCTGCAAACCGGTTCTCAACAGCGCTCCAGTATCTACTTTCGTCAGATCTGCTCCATTATTCGTAACAACTGGCTGGGTGAGCTGAAGAAAATCGAAGTGGAGATTCCGACGGACAAAGGTCGAGCCGATGGCGAGGCGACGGCCCCCCCCGCTGATTTCAACTATGACATGTGGCTCGGCCCTTGCCCGGAAGCCCCTTACATTGAGTCACGGGTACATCCGGAAAACAACTACAGCCGTCCCGGTTGGCTTCAGGTCAACCGCTACTGCCTGGGCATGATTACCGGCTGGGGTTCGCACATGTACGACATCGCCCAATGGGGCAACGGTACTGACGTGGATAGCGGCCCGACCAGTATTCAAGCCAGCGGCCAATTCCCCGATCGTGGGCTTTTTGACGTGCACGTCGGCTACGAGGGCGAGGCCCACTACGGCAACAGCGTGGTAATGACGTCGAGCAACGGTCGGCCCGGTGTGAAGTTTATCACCGAAGAGGGCTGGGCTTACTGTGAGCGGGGCGGTATGGACTGCAGCGACAAAAAACTGCTTCGCCGCAAACCGAAAAAAGACGAAGTCAACCTCTACAACAGCTCAAACCACATGGAGGACTTTTTGGTTTCAGCGCGTGAAGGTACGGATCCGATTTGCCCGGTCGAGGTGGGGCATCGTTCCAATACCATTTGTGTGCTGCACGATATCTCCATGAAGCTCGGTGGCCGGAAGCTGAATTGGGATCCTACGAAAGAAGAAATAGTGGGTGATGTTGAGGCCAGTAAACTCATGCATGTGCCCATGCGCGCGCCCTATAACTTTGAGAATTATGCTTAA
- a CDS encoding ribonuclease R family protein, with protein sequence MSKTGIRQKLLQLLGAKDYIPLRRMEIVAVLKLNKDETRELHTLLDTMLERGEIARIKKDRLCIPEQADLISGRILFRQSGAATLMPDAQPGLGVREGYPVSAEDTGVAMHGDQVLARINERPRRKFDKRGKGKGRKGPAQYQDPDAKPGVRVIRILKRARESIVGTLDQGQHASFVIPDDPRIIQDLLVPDPKNSGIRPIPKKGDKVVVKMLEWKQRHLNPEGEIIEVLGETHEPDAEFKAILYKYDLDPKFPAAVEKQTENIPDKVREKDIGNRMDCRDLFTFTIDPDDAKDFDDALSVEKIEDGKVRIGIHIADVSGYVKPGSPLDVEAQERGNSTYLVGTVIPMLPHALSNGLCSLVEAEDRLTKSCFITYTDKAEIANVEFANTVIRSKKRLTYAQAFAFMTEKSFDKIRATPLPPKHQTGSTGRPLSELNNQEMQALQTHIQDLWHIASQLRKKRFRKGSLDLEMTEVKIYVDEEGFADRIEKQSHDESHQLIEEFMLSANEQVARVMKRENFPSLYRVHDEPEEEKLQELRETMITFGVPCGNLSKPREMTALLKKLKEHPQGYTLKVHVLRSLKQAQYRASADGHYGLAKPDYTHFTSPIRRYADLVVHRVIDTYLHKIGADSALPNPEVRYSTSKLEALGDHLSITERNSVDAERESVKTKLLEFYERQLEKDDQQHFQAVITDVKNHGLYIELTDSLAFGMVHISTLDDDFYHPNSDGTALIGRRTRQSYALGQHIMVKVERVDRFKRQIDFRAISSSDSKKPAKKQARAGRPFAKRSKSRRSGPTVKKADSKANPKDKAKKGKVLTKRPQKHRRKK encoded by the coding sequence ATGAGTAAGACCGGTATCCGACAAAAACTTCTTCAGCTCCTGGGAGCTAAAGATTACATCCCTCTGCGCCGCATGGAAATCGTCGCGGTGCTTAAGCTAAACAAGGACGAAACCAGGGAACTGCACACCCTGCTCGACACCATGCTGGAACGCGGCGAAATCGCCCGAATTAAAAAGGACCGCCTGTGCATCCCCGAGCAGGCCGACTTGATCAGCGGCCGGATCCTATTTCGTCAAAGCGGTGCCGCCACTCTGATGCCGGACGCTCAACCCGGACTCGGCGTTCGTGAAGGCTATCCCGTGTCCGCCGAAGACACCGGCGTCGCCATGCATGGCGACCAGGTGCTGGCCCGGATCAACGAACGTCCGCGTCGAAAATTTGACAAACGCGGTAAGGGCAAAGGGCGTAAAGGCCCGGCCCAGTATCAGGACCCCGACGCCAAGCCTGGTGTACGCGTTATTCGTATCCTCAAACGCGCCCGCGAAAGCATCGTGGGCACATTGGATCAGGGCCAGCACGCCAGCTTCGTCATCCCGGATGATCCGCGCATCATACAAGACCTGCTGGTCCCGGACCCGAAAAACTCGGGCATCCGGCCAATCCCGAAAAAGGGCGATAAAGTTGTGGTCAAGATGCTGGAATGGAAACAGCGCCACCTCAATCCGGAGGGTGAGATCATTGAAGTACTGGGCGAGACCCACGAACCGGACGCCGAGTTCAAGGCGATCCTTTACAAGTACGACCTCGATCCGAAGTTCCCCGCCGCCGTGGAGAAGCAGACCGAAAACATCCCGGACAAGGTCAGGGAAAAAGATATCGGCAACCGTATGGACTGTCGCGACCTGTTCACTTTCACAATCGACCCCGATGATGCCAAGGACTTCGACGATGCCCTCTCGGTTGAGAAAATAGAGGACGGGAAGGTGCGCATTGGCATCCATATCGCCGATGTCAGCGGATACGTAAAACCCGGAAGCCCACTCGATGTCGAAGCGCAGGAGCGGGGCAACAGCACCTACCTCGTCGGCACGGTGATTCCCATGCTGCCGCATGCCCTTTCCAACGGACTTTGCTCTCTCGTCGAGGCCGAAGACCGGCTGACCAAGAGTTGCTTCATCACCTACACGGACAAGGCCGAAATCGCCAATGTGGAATTTGCCAATACGGTGATTCGGAGCAAGAAACGCCTGACTTATGCCCAGGCTTTCGCCTTCATGACGGAAAAGAGCTTCGATAAGATCCGCGCCACCCCCCTGCCCCCCAAGCACCAGACCGGATCGACCGGGCGCCCGCTCTCGGAACTGAACAATCAGGAAATGCAGGCGCTGCAAACGCATATCCAGGATCTCTGGCACATCGCTTCGCAGCTTCGCAAGAAGCGTTTTCGCAAGGGCTCGCTCGATCTGGAAATGACCGAGGTAAAAATCTACGTCGACGAAGAAGGCTTTGCCGACCGCATTGAAAAACAAAGCCACGACGAAAGCCACCAGTTGATTGAAGAGTTTATGCTCTCGGCCAACGAACAAGTGGCCCGCGTGATGAAACGGGAGAACTTCCCCAGCCTCTATCGTGTGCACGATGAACCGGAAGAGGAAAAACTGCAGGAACTCCGCGAGACCATGATCACCTTCGGCGTGCCCTGCGGTAATCTCAGCAAACCTCGCGAGATGACTGCCCTGCTCAAAAAACTGAAAGAGCACCCGCAGGGCTATACCCTGAAAGTCCATGTCCTGCGCAGCCTCAAGCAGGCACAGTACCGCGCCAGTGCCGATGGCCACTACGGCCTCGCCAAGCCCGACTACACTCACTTCACCTCCCCTATCCGACGCTACGCCGACCTGGTTGTGCACCGGGTGATCGACACCTACCTGCATAAGATCGGGGCCGACTCCGCCCTACCCAACCCGGAGGTGCGTTATAGCACGAGTAAGTTGGAAGCACTGGGCGACCACCTCAGTATTACCGAACGCAACTCGGTCGATGCCGAGCGCGAGTCGGTCAAAACCAAGCTACTGGAATTCTACGAGCGGCAGTTGGAAAAAGACGATCAGCAGCATTTTCAGGCCGTCATTACCGACGTCAAAAATCATGGCCTCTACATTGAGCTCACCGATTCCCTCGCTTTCGGCATGGTCCACATCTCCACCCTCGACGATGACTTCTACCACCCGAACTCGGACGGCACCGCGCTCATAGGACGCCGCACGCGCCAATCCTATGCGCTCGGGCAACACATCATGGTCAAGGTGGAACGAGTCGACCGCTTCAAGCGACAAATCGACTTTCGAGCGATCAGCTCCAGCGATTCAAAAAAACCGGCCAAGAAGCAGGCCCGCGCAGGACGGCCGTTCGCCAAGCGCTCCAAATCACGCCGATCCGGTCCGACCGTCAAAAAAGCGGACTCGAAAGCGAACCCCAAAGACAAAGCGAAAAAAGGCAAAGTCCTGACCAAGCGCCCCCAAAAACACAGAAGGAAAAAGTGA